The nucleotide sequence TCGCACGACCACGCAAGGTCTTCTGCCTTAAGCTTGTCTGACGGCATAAATACCGCTCCTTTCGGCGTCTACTCCCTGTGACGGTGCGTCATGCGGCGGAATACCGAATTATCGCCGCAGGAGGCGCAATCCATCTGAATTGTAGTATAGAAGATATGGAAGCGTTCGGCAAGTTTTTCGTTTATGGCCGAAAGCATGCCGCGCCTCTCGACCTTGTCCCACTTCTCTATGTCGATGTGCGCGCTAAGGGCGTTGACGTTGTGGCAGATGCTCCAGACGTGCAGGCTGTGCACGCCGGTCACACCCTCTATCGAGAGTATCTCCTTTAGAACGCTGTCAACGTCTATATCCCTCGGCACGCCTTCGAGGAGTATATGCCCGGCCTCAGTAATGACCCTCAAAGCGCCGTAAATTATCACGAGCGCGATGAGCACGCTTATCACAGGGTCAACCACATAGTACGACGTAAAGTACATTATCACTGCCCCTGCGATTACGCCGATACTCGCAAGCGCGTCGCCGACAACGT is from Deltaproteobacteria bacterium and encodes:
- a CDS encoding cation diffusion facilitator family transporter, coding for MDRHGVDMDASIAGRLKAAVALTVAVFVAEFVGGILTNSLALVSDSMHVLMDAVALALSLFALYISSSKPTERRTYGLHRAEVLVSLINGVTLLVISAIILYKAYFRFLNPTEVKSGAVLIVAAVGLIVNLTVAFRLHHFAKSDLNVKSAFLHVVGDALASIGVIAGAVIMYFTSYYVVDPVISVLIALVIIYGALRVITEAGHILLEGVPRDIDVDSVLKEILSIEGVTGVHSLHVWSICHNVNALSAHIDIEKWDKVERRGMLSAINEKLAERFHIFYTTIQMDCASCGDNSVFRRMTHRHRE